One window of the Vigna radiata var. radiata cultivar VC1973A chromosome 1, Vradiata_ver6, whole genome shotgun sequence genome contains the following:
- the LOC106765425 gene encoding 40S ribosomal protein S27-2: MVLQNDIDLLNPPAELEKRKHKLKRLVQSPNSFFMDVKCQGCFNITTVFSHSQTVVVCGNCQTVLCQPTGGRARLTEGCSFRKKGD, from the exons ATG GTTCTTCAAAACGATATTGATTTGCTGAATCCTCCGGCTGAGTTGGAGAAGAGAAAGCACAAGCTCAAACGTCTTGTTCAGTCACCAAATTCTTTCTTCATG GATGTCAAGTGCCAAGGCTGCTTCAACAT AACAACTGTGTTTAGCCACTCTCAGACAGTTGTGGTATGTGGTAACTGCCAGACAGTGTTGTGCCAACCAACAGGTGGGAGAGCGCGGTTAACGGAAGGGTGCTCATTTAGGAAGAAGGGAGATTGA